A stretch of DNA from Alicyclobacillus acidocaldarius subsp. acidocaldarius Tc-4-1:
GATGCTGTGTTTTGAGGCGATCCGCCCGTTGCTTGACGCGCCTCCGACCCTGATCGCGACGGCGATGGCGGACGCGCTGAGGGATCGGTGGGCGCACTATGCGGGTCACCTGAGCGCGCAGGGACATGGTGCGGCGCCAATGGGTTGAGGAGGTCGAGAGGTGGATAGGCTCGCACTGGTGGTGGACGGCTATCGCGGCGCAAGCGCGGCGGCGCTCTGCGCTTGTCTCTATGACGATCGCGACCGTTGGCTCGCGAGTGACGCGGCGAGCACAGGCCTGAACGTGCGTCTGACGTTGCGCACGTGTGGGACGCCTCGGCCCGAATCCACCCGCGCGGCGGGATGGGAAGGCGCGATACCCGAGTGGGTTCGTGCCGGTGATGTCGTGGCCAGGCTTTCCGCAGCCGGCGACACGAGCCGCCGGGCGGCAGAGATCCTGTCCACAGCGTTTCGGTACCTCGGGCTTGACGCCGATGACCGGGCTCAAGGTCGGGACGTGGCCTGGCTCGTGGCCTGCGCCGCTTGGTTCGCGTCACGCGCGGGCATCCCCGTGTACTGCGCTCGCCTCGTCGGCCGTCCGGAGTCGAACCGATCGCTCGACAACGCGAGTGGCCCCATGCTCGATCCCGGCGAGATTCGGTTGTTCGCGGGGGTACCCATCGTGCTCCGACCAGATGGCCCGGTCAAAGGCGATCTCGTCGCGCTTCTCAAGTCAGTGGCGTCGTTCGAACCGCCCGCGCTCGTGTTCTCGGACGTGAGGCTTGGCGAGGACGCGATGGGCCTCGGCATGGCGGTGTATGTCGCGAATCGGGCGGGCGAAGACCTTTCGCCCGGCGCCTTGCGCGGTCTGCTCGACGGGCGGCAGCATGAACCTCCTCATTGCGTCGTGGAGACGAACATCGACGACATGAACCCCGAATGGGCGACCCACCTCATTCCCCGTCTTCTGGACGTGGGCGCAGATGACGCGTATCTCACGCCCGTGCACATGAAGAAAGGGCGCCTCGGCTTCGTGCTCAGCGTGTTGTGTGCCAAGGAGCGACTGGCCGCCGTCGAGCGGGTGATCTTCCGAGAAACCACATCCATCGGCCTCCGCTACCACGAGGTGCGGAAGCGGGCGCTCGCTCGCGAGTTCGTCACCGTGGAGACCCCGTATGGACCCGTTCGGGTGAAGGTGGCGTACCACGACGGGATGGTCGTGAACCGGGCGCCGGAGTATGAGGAGGCGCGCCGTGCCGCGGAGGCGGCCGGGGTATCGGTGAAAGAGGTGTACGAAGCGGTCTACCGAGCGCTTGACGGATCGACACCGTAAGGCGGGGAGGCGGGAGTTTGGCAGCGATGTCCACCTTGATCGCCCTTGTACCCATCGCGGCCATCGCGGTTCTGCTTCTCGCGTTCCGGATGCCGAGCCACCTGGCCTCCGTCGCCGTTTGGGCGCTGACCGCGACGTTGTGCGTGTTGCCCACGCCATTTCACACGGACTGGGGACGGTGTGCGGATGCCGCGGTATACGCTTTGATGTCGGCGCTGCCCATCATGATCGTGCTTGCGTTCGGCGCTCTGCTCTATCAGTTGCTTTCGCTCACGGGCGCAATCGCCGCGCTGGCGCACAGGGTGGCATCCTCGTTTGCAGATGAGGTGGTGAGCGCTCTCTTCATCTCGGCGGCACTCGGCACGGGATTCGAGTGGGCGAGCGGGTTTGGTTTGGGAATCGTGATGGTGGCCCCGCTTTATCGGCTGCTCGGGCGGTCACCGGCGCAAATCGTGCAACTTTCGCTGCTCACGCAGTTTTGGATCCCGTGGGGCGCTTATGGGGCGAGCTCCATGGCCACGAGCGAGCTCACCGGCATGCCTTTGCACGACCTCGCGAGTGACAGCGCGATCGTGGGCTGGCCCCTCGCGTTCGTGTATCTGTGCCTCATCGCCGTGATCGCGGGTGGATGGAAGGGCCTCAGGGCGCGCTGGGTGATTGTCTTGGCGAGCGCCGCCGTGATGGGGATCGTCACGTGGGGCGTGAGCCGATGGCTCGAGCCGACGACGGCCGGGGGATGTGCGGCCGTTGCGCTGGGCACGTTGCTCTGGTGGTATGCGCGCGGATGGCGGTCGGATGAAAGGAGCAGGAACGCGGGCAGGGCGCCAGGGTTGAGCATGTGGCGGGTCATGTCGCCCTACGCCCTGGTGGTGTTCTATCTCGCTGCCGTCAACGGGATTCCGGGATTGCATCGGCGGTTGGCCGAGTGGATGACGTGGTCCGTATCGAATCACGCAACGCGCGTGTCATTTCTCCTGAGCCCCGGCATCGCGCTGCTGCTCGCTTGCCTTCTGGCGGTCGGACTCCTTGGGCCGAGCGGCCAGCGACGGCACCTGTGCCTTCAAGCCGTGGGCAACACGTCTCGCCAGGTGTGGAGGACGCTCGTCGCGACGGTCGCGTTCATGGAGACCTCGTCCTGGATGGCGGAGAGCGGCATGTTCCACGTGCTCGGATTGGACCTGGCGCGACCCGGCGTGATCGCCGTACTCGTGGCCTCTCCCGTCTTGGCGGCTCTCGGCGGATTTATGGCCGGTACGAGCACCGCGTCGAATGCCATGCTGGCCCCGTTGCAGGTTCAGATGGCACACGTCACACACCTTCCGATTGCCATCTTTGCTGTCGCGCAGAACGTGGCATCGGCTCAGGCTGCGTACATCGCACCGTCGCGGATTGCGTTTGCCACGAGCTTCGTCAACGAGCAGGGGAGGGAAGGGCGGTACATGCGCCGGTTGGCGCCGTGGAGCCTGTTGGCTGTGGGCTGGGTGGCCGTCGCTGACCTATTGATGTGGGTATCTCATCTGTGAGGTCCGGCAAAAGGACGAAAGCGTTTGCGGATGGGATGTGAAAATGGCGCATGTCGCACGGGGTTAGAGTGAGGCGTAGCGGCAGGATGTTGCGAAGGGAGAGAATGGAAGGATGCGGAAATTGCAGGCCGCCATTGTGGGATCGGGCAATATTGGGACCGATCTGATGATCAAGTTGCTGCGAAGCCCGTGGTTGGAGCCGCGCTGGATGATCGGGATCGACCCGGAGTCGAACGGGCTGCGCTGCGCCGCGAAGCTCGGACTTGAGACGTCCGCTGAAGGGCTCAAGGCCGTGCTCGATCGCGGCGCGAGGCCGGACGTGGTGTTTGATGCCACCAGTGCGAAGGCCCACGTGCGCCACGCGAAGCTGTTGCGCGAAGCGGGCATTCAGGCGATCGATCTCACGCCAGCAGCGCGCGGGCCATACGTGATCGCGGCAGTCAACCTCAAGGAGCACCTCGATTCGCCAAACGTGAACATGGTGACGTGCGGGGGCCAGGCCACGGTGCCGATGGTGTACGCGGTGAGCCGGATCGTGCCAGTGCGATACGCCGAGATTGTGGCGACCATCGCGAGCAAGAGTGCAGGCCCGGGGACGAGGCAGAACATCGATGAGTTCACGCAGACCACCGCGCGAGCGCTTGAAACCATCGGCGGGGCGAAGAGGGGAAAGGCCATCATCATCCTGAACCCCGCCGAGCCACCGATTCTCATGCGAGACACGGTGTACTGCATGATCGAGGACGCGTCCAAGCCCGTGGTGGACCGCGTGATCGAGTCGATCCACGACATGGTCCGCCATGTGCAGACCTACGTGCCCGGATATCGACTGAACCGCGATCCCATCGTGATGGACAACGTGGTCAGCATCTCGCTCGAGGTGGAGGGACTGGGGGATTACCTCCCGGTCTACGCCGGGAACCTGGACATCATGACGGCAGCGGCGGTCAAGTTTGGAGAAGAGTATGCGAAGCACAGGCTGGCGGCGGAGGGAGTGGAGATCGCGCAATGACGGCGATTCGGATCACGGATGTCACGCTGCGGGACGGCATGCACGCCGTTCGGCACCAGTTCAGCTTGGAAGACGCCAGAGCCATTGCGAAGGCCCTGGACGCAACGGGTGTCGACATTGTCGAGGCCTCTCACGGCGACGGCCTCGGCGGCAGCTCGATTCAATATGGATTTGCGAAGGAGGACGAAGAGGCATACCTGCGCGCCGTCTGCGAAGCGGCGCCGAACACCAAGGTTGCGGCGCTGCTGTTGCCTGGCATCGGCACGGTAGACGACATGAAACGCGCGATCGACTGTGGGATTCGCGTCATTCGCATCGCGACGCATTCCACGGAGGCGGACATTTCTGAGGAGCACATGCAGGAGGCGCGCAAACTGGGCCTCGAGGTCGTGGGGTTCCTGATGCTCTCGCACATGACGCACACAACTGTACTGGTGGAGGAAGCCAAGAAGATGGCCTCGTATGGCGCCCACTGCGTCTACATCGTCGACTCCGCGGGAGCGATGCTGATGGATGAGGTGACAGAGAAGGTCTCCGCATTGCGCGAGTCGTTGCCGCCTGAGGTGGAAGTCGGGTTTCACGCCCACAACAACCTCGGCGTGTCTGTCGCCAATTCGATCGCAGCGGTGCGCGCGGGTGCGGTGAGGATCGACGCCAGTCTCGCGGGATTAGGGGCGGGGGCCGGCAATACGCCGCTTGAGGTGTTGGTCGCCGCGTGTGAGAAACTCGGCATCGACACGGGCGTCGACCTGTACCGGGCGATGGATGCGGCAGAAGACGTCGTCAGGCCCAGGATGCTTCGGCCTGTGATACCCGATCGCGACAGCCTGACCCTGGGCTATGCAGGCGTCTATTCGAGCTTCTTGCTGCACGCGGACCGGGCGGCGAAGCGCTTCGGCGTGGACGCGAGGGATATCCTCGTGGAGCTCGGCAAGCGGAAGGTCGTCGGCGGGCAGGAGGACATGATCGTCGATGTGGCGCTTCAGTTGGCTCAAACCCTTGCTCGTCAGACAGAGGGAGTGGAATCGACGTGATCGTGAAGCGAACGCTCATTCGCCTTGCGGGCGGGATCGCCCTGCTGCACGCGGTGGCGCTCGCGATGCTTGCCCTCGGTGCATGGCACCATCCGGCTCTTATGGGTCTCGGTGCGGTGGCGTACACGCTCGGGATGCGCCACGCGTTTGATGCGGATCACATCGCCGCTATCGATAACACGGTTCGCAAGCTTCGTCAAGATGGGGTGGACGGGACCAGCGTCGGCTTTTTCTTCTCGATGGGGCACTCCACCGTCGTGTGCCTGATGGCGATCGCGACGGCATTCGCGGTGCGTGCGGCGGAACGGAGCTTGCCCACGCTCGAGAACATCGGCGGCTACGTGGGGACCGTGGTGTCTGCCGGGTTTCTATTCATCATTGGGCTCGTGAACCTGGTCATCCTGCTGCAACTCGTTCGCCATTGGCGTGGGCATCGGCTCGGCAGTCCATCTCCCGCAGAAGTGGAACAGTTGTTGCAGTCGCGAGGGTTCATCTACCGGATGACGGGACGTCTCTTTCGGCTGGTTCGGAGGAGTTCCGACATCTATCCCATCGGCTTCCTCTTTGGACTGGGTTTCGACACCGCGAGCGAGATCGCATTGCTCGCCATTTCTGCGGGGGCGGCCAAATCGGCCTTGCCCGCGGTCGGGATCCTGGCTTTGCCGCTGCTCTTTGCGAGTGGCATGAGTCTGTTCGACACCGCCGACGGGGCGTGGATGTGCAGTGCCTATGGGGTGGCGCTCGCATCTCCCGTGCGTCGTCTATCGTACAATGTCCTCACAACCGGCCTGTCCGTCTTCGTGGCGCTGAGCATCGGCGCGTTGGAGGCAGCGCAGGTCCTGACGCAATCCGTCGGATGGACCCGCGGTTTCTGGGGATGGTTGCAGAATCTCGATCTCGGCCCGATTGGGATGGCGATTGTGGCGATCTTTGTCGCCTTGTTCGTGACAAGCTACGTGATTTGGGCGCGTATCCCGCCGTCTGCTGGCCAAGAGACCTGAGCCGGATGTGGGATAGGGTGGATATGGTGAAGGGAAGGGGCTGTCCCAAAAGTGCTGACAACCAAGAACAAGGGGGCTAGCCCCTTTCGCCATCTGACGCATGGGTTTTGGGACAGCCGCTTTTACAGTTTGGTTGGCGTTGGTCGCGATTTTCGAACTTTTTTCGAACAGTTCAGAAAGCCTTTACATGTGCGGCGATTCGAGTGAAAATAGGGGCAGAGGCGCATTCGTCGCTTGCGCGGCGATGCGGTGCATCGTATAATTAACTTAAACAAGCAAGCGCTTGCTTTTGAGGGCTTCTGCAGGAGGGGAGACGAGAATGCCGAGGCCGAGTCAGAAAGACCAAATTCTCGCCGCGGCGAGAAGGCTATTCAGCGAAAAAGGGTATCATGGCACGACGATTCGCGAAATCGCGGTCGAGGCCGGGGTGCTTTCCGGCAGCCTGTACGCTCACATCGAATCCAAAGAAGACTTACTATTCGAAATTGCCGACGAAGGTGCGGAGGCGTTTCTTCTCGCTGCCCGATCCGTGGAGTCCAAGTGGCGGGATCCGGTCGACCGCCTGCGCGAGGGGCTGCGCGCGCATATCCGCGTGGTGGCCGACAAACAGGAGTCCGCGAAGGTGTTCTTTCACGAGTGGCGAGCTCTCTCCGATGACCGGCGTGAGGTGATTCAGGCCAAGCGGGATCGGTACGAGGCCCATTGGCGCAAGTGGATCGAAGAGGGCATGCGAGACGGATCGGTGCGCAGAGCGGATCCGAAGTTCGTGCGGCTGTGCCTGCTTTCCGTCGCGAACTGGGTATATCAGTGGTATCGGCCGGGAGGCGAGCTGACCCCGGAAGACATCGCGGATCATTTCTGGACCCTTTTGTTCAACGGGATCGGCGCGGAGCAGGACGCGGCATGCGAATTGCTGGGCGAGGTTTGAGGCAGCGCTGTGCGCGAACCGAACGGCATCAACAATCGGCATGGGAGGCGAATGCGATGTCGGACGCTCGTATGGAAGATTTCATGGCGCGGATTCAACGCGGAGACAAGATCGAGGCGCACGACTGGATGCCTGAGGACTATCGCCTCCTGTTGTTGCGGCTCATTCACATGCACGCCGTGAGCGAGATCATGGGCGCGTATCCTGAGAAGGAGTGGGTGCCCAAGGCGCCGACCCTGCGCCGCAAGATGTCGCTCATGGCCAAGGTTCAGGACGAGATCGGCCATGGCCAACTGCTGCTGCGCGTGGCTGAGGATCTGGCGGCGCCGCTCGGGCGCGATCGCGTCAAACTCATGGACGACGTGATCACGGGGCGTGTGAAGTTCCACAACGTGTTTCACATGGAAGCGCCGACATGGG
This window harbors:
- the larC gene encoding nickel insertion protein, translating into MDRLALVVDGYRGASAAALCACLYDDRDRWLASDAASTGLNVRLTLRTCGTPRPESTRAAGWEGAIPEWVRAGDVVARLSAAGDTSRRAAEILSTAFRYLGLDADDRAQGRDVAWLVACAAWFASRAGIPVYCARLVGRPESNRSLDNASGPMLDPGEIRLFAGVPIVLRPDGPVKGDLVALLKSVASFEPPALVFSDVRLGEDAMGLGMAVYVANRAGEDLSPGALRGLLDGRQHEPPHCVVETNIDDMNPEWATHLIPRLLDVGADDAYLTPVHMKKGRLGFVLSVLCAKERLAAVERVIFRETTSIGLRYHEVRKRALAREFVTVETPYGPVRVKVAYHDGMVVNRAPEYEEARRAAEAAGVSVKEVYEAVYRALDGSTP
- a CDS encoding L-lactate permease — its product is MSTLIALVPIAAIAVLLLAFRMPSHLASVAVWALTATLCVLPTPFHTDWGRCADAAVYALMSALPIMIVLAFGALLYQLLSLTGAIAALAHRVASSFADEVVSALFISAALGTGFEWASGFGLGIVMVAPLYRLLGRSPAQIVQLSLLTQFWIPWGAYGASSMATSELTGMPLHDLASDSAIVGWPLAFVYLCLIAVIAGGWKGLRARWVIVLASAAVMGIVTWGVSRWLEPTTAGGCAAVALGTLLWWYARGWRSDERSRNAGRAPGLSMWRVMSPYALVVFYLAAVNGIPGLHRRLAEWMTWSVSNHATRVSFLLSPGIALLLACLLAVGLLGPSGQRRHLCLQAVGNTSRQVWRTLVATVAFMETSSWMAESGMFHVLGLDLARPGVIAVLVASPVLAALGGFMAGTSTASNAMLAPLQVQMAHVTHLPIAIFAVAQNVASAQAAYIAPSRIAFATSFVNEQGREGRYMRRLAPWSLLAVGWVAVADLLMWVSHL
- a CDS encoding acetaldehyde dehydrogenase (acetylating), whose product is MRKLQAAIVGSGNIGTDLMIKLLRSPWLEPRWMIGIDPESNGLRCAAKLGLETSAEGLKAVLDRGARPDVVFDATSAKAHVRHAKLLREAGIQAIDLTPAARGPYVIAAVNLKEHLDSPNVNMVTCGGQATVPMVYAVSRIVPVRYAEIVATIASKSAGPGTRQNIDEFTQTTARALETIGGAKRGKAIIILNPAEPPILMRDTVYCMIEDASKPVVDRVIESIHDMVRHVQTYVPGYRLNRDPIVMDNVVSISLEVEGLGDYLPVYAGNLDIMTAAAVKFGEEYAKHRLAAEGVEIAQ
- the dmpG gene encoding 4-hydroxy-2-oxovalerate aldolase, whose product is MTAIRITDVTLRDGMHAVRHQFSLEDARAIAKALDATGVDIVEASHGDGLGGSSIQYGFAKEDEEAYLRAVCEAAPNTKVAALLLPGIGTVDDMKRAIDCGIRVIRIATHSTEADISEEHMQEARKLGLEVVGFLMLSHMTHTTVLVEEAKKMASYGAHCVYIVDSAGAMLMDEVTEKVSALRESLPPEVEVGFHAHNNLGVSVANSIAAVRAGAVRIDASLAGLGAGAGNTPLEVLVAACEKLGIDTGVDLYRAMDAAEDVVRPRMLRPVIPDRDSLTLGYAGVYSSFLLHADRAAKRFGVDARDILVELGKRKVVGGQEDMIVDVALQLAQTLARQTEGVEST
- a CDS encoding HoxN/HupN/NixA family nickel/cobalt transporter — its product is MIVKRTLIRLAGGIALLHAVALAMLALGAWHHPALMGLGAVAYTLGMRHAFDADHIAAIDNTVRKLRQDGVDGTSVGFFFSMGHSTVVCLMAIATAFAVRAAERSLPTLENIGGYVGTVVSAGFLFIIGLVNLVILLQLVRHWRGHRLGSPSPAEVEQLLQSRGFIYRMTGRLFRLVRRSSDIYPIGFLFGLGFDTASEIALLAISAGAAKSALPAVGILALPLLFASGMSLFDTADGAWMCSAYGVALASPVRRLSYNVLTTGLSVFVALSIGALEAAQVLTQSVGWTRGFWGWLQNLDLGPIGMAIVAIFVALFVTSYVIWARIPPSAGQET
- a CDS encoding TetR/AcrR family transcriptional regulator — translated: MPRPSQKDQILAAARRLFSEKGYHGTTIREIAVEAGVLSGSLYAHIESKEDLLFEIADEGAEAFLLAARSVESKWRDPVDRLREGLRAHIRVVADKQESAKVFFHEWRALSDDRREVIQAKRDRYEAHWRKWIEEGMRDGSVRRADPKFVRLCLLSVANWVYQWYRPGGELTPEDIADHFWTLLFNGIGAEQDAACELLGEV